One genomic window of Microbacterium testaceum StLB037 includes the following:
- a CDS encoding aminotransferase class V-fold PLP-dependent enzyme produces the protein MSSLASRFAGGRDYLAACTLGLPSRATVRAVRDDLDSAASGRPDVAAASRAVEDARAAYARLVHSPVSHVAIGSQTSVMTSLIAASVPDGAEVLCPEGDFASLVAPFAHAARGVRLRTVPLDDLADAICPDTWLVAFSLVQSATGEVADAAGIAAAAARAGARTLCDLTQAAGWLPVDATLFDATVCHAYKWLCCPRGVGFLTVTPEFARILRPVHAGWYSGDDPWSSCYGTGGTLAPDARRFDVSPAWQAFVGAAPALEMFADADITDLYAHTTGLAARFRAGLGLPEPQRPSAIVTWPDATGDALARLTARGVTASGRAGRARVAFHVFNDEGDVDRALRALGTIAPAAAAPALSYSI, from the coding sequence ATGAGCAGCCTCGCCTCCCGCTTCGCCGGCGGCCGCGACTACCTCGCCGCCTGCACCCTCGGACTCCCCTCGCGCGCCACCGTGCGTGCCGTGCGCGACGACCTCGACTCCGCAGCATCCGGTCGCCCCGACGTCGCCGCCGCGTCCCGCGCCGTCGAGGACGCTCGCGCGGCGTACGCGCGTCTGGTGCACTCCCCCGTCAGCCACGTCGCCATCGGTTCGCAGACGTCGGTGATGACGTCGCTCATCGCCGCTTCGGTGCCCGACGGAGCGGAGGTGTTGTGCCCGGAGGGTGACTTCGCCTCGCTCGTCGCGCCGTTCGCGCATGCCGCGCGCGGCGTCCGGCTGCGCACGGTTCCTCTCGACGACCTGGCGGACGCCATCTGCCCCGACACCTGGCTCGTGGCGTTCTCGCTCGTGCAGTCGGCCACCGGAGAGGTCGCGGATGCCGCGGGCATCGCCGCCGCGGCGGCACGCGCCGGCGCGCGGACGCTCTGCGACCTCACGCAGGCCGCAGGCTGGCTCCCGGTCGACGCGACACTGTTCGACGCGACCGTCTGCCACGCCTACAAGTGGCTGTGCTGCCCCCGTGGGGTCGGATTCCTCACGGTGACGCCGGAGTTCGCCAGGATTCTGCGCCCGGTGCACGCGGGCTGGTACTCGGGTGACGATCCGTGGTCGTCCTGCTACGGCACCGGGGGCACTCTCGCGCCCGACGCCCGACGCTTCGACGTCTCCCCCGCGTGGCAGGCCTTCGTCGGTGCGGCACCCGCGCTGGAGATGTTCGCAGATGCCGACATCACCGACCTCTACGCTCACACCACCGGCCTCGCCGCGCGGTTCCGCGCCGGGCTCGGTCTTCCGGAACCCCAGCGCCCCTCGGCGATCGTGACGTGGCCGGATGCCACCGGTGACGCCCTCGCCCGTCTCACGGCGCGCGGCGTCACCGCGTCGGGGCGCGCGGGTCGGGCGCGCGTGGCCTTCCACGTCTTCAACGACGAGGGAGACGTCGACCGCGCGCTCCGCGCGCTCGGCACGATCGCTCCCGCCGCCGCGGC
- a CDS encoding LysR family transcriptional regulator, with translation MTDSDDDLDAHSLRVVKAIADTGSITAAARALGYSQPAVSQQLRRLERRAGTPIVERVGRGVRLTEAGRVLARHAAVVTTALEAAAGDLAELRGLRAGRVRIAAFPSASSTVVPRVIAAVTARRPGVSISFVEAEPPEAIVAVREDRADIALTYSYPGDRRELDLAANGLSVRTVGGDDTVLVLPVDHPAAEGPIDLSRLAGERWIAGCPQCRGHLLEACARAGFVPDIAFETDNYIAVENLVAQGVGVAILPRMAVASFPLLSGIAAPRLPDAEARTLHVVTARGAERVPAVGVALEVVDEVLAEYPHPTGRGGARR, from the coding sequence ATGACCGATTCCGACGACGACCTCGACGCCCACTCCCTCCGCGTGGTGAAGGCGATCGCCGACACCGGCTCGATCACGGCGGCTGCGCGCGCCCTGGGATACAGCCAGCCGGCGGTCAGCCAACAGTTGCGCCGGCTGGAGCGCCGAGCCGGCACCCCCATCGTCGAGCGCGTCGGCCGGGGCGTGCGCCTGACCGAGGCGGGGCGCGTGCTCGCCCGGCACGCGGCTGTCGTCACGACCGCTCTCGAAGCGGCGGCGGGAGATCTCGCCGAGCTCCGCGGCCTGCGGGCGGGGCGCGTGCGCATCGCGGCCTTCCCCTCGGCGTCGTCCACCGTCGTCCCGCGGGTGATCGCCGCCGTGACCGCGAGGCGCCCAGGAGTCTCGATCAGCTTCGTCGAGGCGGAGCCGCCCGAGGCGATCGTCGCGGTACGCGAGGACCGCGCCGATATCGCGCTCACCTACAGCTATCCCGGCGACCGGCGCGAGCTCGACCTCGCCGCGAACGGCCTGTCCGTACGCACCGTCGGGGGCGACGACACCGTCCTGGTGCTCCCCGTCGACCACCCGGCGGCGGAGGGTCCCATCGACCTCTCGAGGCTCGCGGGCGAGCGCTGGATCGCCGGATGCCCCCAGTGCCGGGGGCACCTTCTCGAGGCGTGTGCCCGCGCGGGGTTCGTGCCCGACATCGCCTTCGAGACCGACAACTACATCGCCGTCGAGAACCTCGTCGCGCAGGGCGTGGGGGTCGCGATCCTGCCGCGCATGGCCGTGGCATCCTTCCCGCTCCTCTCGGGAATCGCCGCACCCCGGCTTCCGGATGCCGAGGCCCGCACGCTGCACGTCGTGACCGCCCGCGGCGCCGAGCGCGTGCCGGCGGTCGGCGTCGCACTCGAGGTGGTGGACGAGGTGCTGGCCGAGTATCCGCATCCCACCGGTCGCGGGGGCGCCCGCCGGTAG
- the gltX gene encoding glutamate--tRNA ligase, which translates to MSATPDPRTTTASGADVRVRFCPSPTGLPHVGLIRTVLFNWAYARHNGGKLVFRIEDTDAARDSEESYQQLLDALRWMNIDWDEGVEVGGPHAPYRQSQRHELYREVLDKLVAAGAVYESYSTAEEIDARNEANGRAKQLGYDNYDRDLTDEQKAAFRAEGRQPAWRLRVPDHDLSYVDLIRGEVTFPAGSFPDFVLVRAGGVPLYPFVNPVDDALMGITHVIRGEDLMPSTARQLALYSALVDAGVTTFIPRFGHMPLVLGETGNKKLSKRDPQADLFLQREKGFIHEGLLNYLSLLGWSLASDRDVFSLDEMIAAFDIADVNPNPARFDQKKAEAINGDHIRMLDADDFAARIVPYLAGAGYIAEEPSPEHREIIAAAAPLVQERVQLLGEVPGMLGFLFVSEVDYAEDALKGLPANADEVLVASVGALELVPDAEFTAAAVQEALSKALVEELGLKPRVAYGPPRVALTGRRVSPPLFESMELLGKAETLRRLDALVRHLG; encoded by the coding sequence ATGTCTGCCACGCCCGATCCCCGCACCACGACCGCCTCCGGCGCCGACGTTCGCGTCCGCTTCTGCCCGTCTCCGACGGGCCTGCCGCACGTGGGTCTCATCCGCACCGTCCTGTTCAACTGGGCCTATGCCCGGCACAACGGCGGCAAACTCGTCTTCCGCATCGAAGACACCGACGCCGCCCGCGACAGCGAGGAGAGCTACCAGCAGCTCCTCGACGCGCTGCGGTGGATGAACATCGACTGGGACGAGGGTGTCGAGGTCGGCGGGCCGCACGCGCCGTACCGGCAGTCGCAGCGGCACGAGCTGTACCGCGAGGTGCTCGACAAGCTCGTCGCCGCGGGGGCCGTGTACGAGAGCTACTCGACCGCCGAGGAGATCGACGCGCGCAACGAGGCGAACGGCCGCGCGAAGCAGCTCGGTTACGACAACTACGACCGCGACCTCACGGACGAGCAGAAGGCCGCCTTCCGCGCCGAGGGGCGTCAGCCCGCGTGGCGCCTGCGCGTGCCCGACCACGACCTGAGCTACGTCGACCTCATCCGCGGTGAGGTCACCTTCCCGGCCGGCTCGTTCCCCGACTTCGTGCTCGTTCGCGCCGGGGGAGTGCCGCTCTACCCGTTCGTGAACCCGGTCGACGACGCCCTCATGGGCATCACCCACGTCATCCGCGGCGAAGACCTCATGCCCTCGACGGCCCGGCAGCTCGCGCTGTACTCCGCCCTGGTGGATGCCGGGGTGACGACGTTCATCCCGCGCTTCGGCCACATGCCGCTGGTGCTGGGCGAGACGGGCAACAAGAAGCTCTCGAAGCGCGACCCGCAGGCCGACCTCTTCCTGCAGCGTGAGAAGGGCTTCATCCACGAGGGCCTCCTCAACTACCTCTCGCTGCTCGGCTGGTCGCTCGCGAGCGATCGCGACGTCTTCTCGCTCGACGAGATGATCGCCGCGTTCGACATCGCCGACGTGAACCCCAATCCGGCCCGCTTCGATCAGAAGAAGGCCGAGGCGATCAACGGCGACCACATCCGGATGCTGGATGCCGACGACTTCGCCGCGCGGATCGTTCCGTACCTCGCGGGTGCGGGGTACATCGCCGAGGAGCCGTCGCCGGAACACCGGGAGATCATCGCCGCGGCAGCGCCCCTCGTGCAGGAGCGCGTGCAACTGCTGGGCGAGGTCCCGGGCATGCTCGGGTTCCTCTTCGTCTCCGAGGTCGACTACGCCGAAGATGCGCTGAAGGGCCTCCCCGCCAACGCGGACGAGGTGCTCGTGGCATCCGTCGGCGCTCTCGAGCTCGTGCCCGACGCGGAGTTCACCGCCGCCGCCGTGCAGGAGGCACTCTCGAAGGCCCTGGTCGAGGAGCTCGGGCTGAAGCCCCGCGTCGCCTACGGCCCGCCCCGTGTCGCCCTCACGGGTCGGCGCGTCTCGCCTCCGCTGTTCGAGTCGATGGAGCTTCTCGGCAAGGCGGAGACGCTGCGGCGCCTCGACGCCCTCGTGCGGCACCTGGGCTGA
- a CDS encoding alpha/beta hydrolase family esterase translates to MRVRPFATLLVLLGAALTACASPSMTPTLSPSPSLAPSASVSSPAPEAASSSGCGATPPAPVGATTAGSITVDGQSRTYLLHIPGGYDATKPTPVILAFHGHGMSQGALEGFSDLEVSGSLVVYPKAVGSSPKDGWQGAPYASGADDVAFVSALIDTLSGRYCVDTDRVSAVGISNGGGFVALLSCALPHRIAAFAVVAGAIYPAFNPGCPTAEPVPLIEFHGTADPITTFEGGDRNGTPLASVPTWLARESQRNGCAATPTRTKLGTDVDQDTWTGCQGRGALIAYRINGGGHTWPGAVAASGPGVTTQTISATSLVLAFFADHPRR, encoded by the coding sequence GTGCGCGTTCGTCCCTTTGCCACCCTTCTGGTGCTTCTGGGTGCGGCGCTCACCGCCTGTGCGTCGCCCTCGATGACCCCGACCCTCTCCCCGTCGCCTTCGCTCGCGCCGAGTGCGAGCGTCAGTTCGCCGGCGCCCGAGGCCGCCTCCTCTTCCGGGTGCGGTGCGACGCCGCCGGCCCCCGTCGGCGCGACGACCGCCGGTTCGATCACCGTCGACGGACAGAGCCGCACGTACCTCCTGCACATCCCCGGCGGCTACGACGCCACGAAGCCGACCCCCGTCATCCTCGCGTTCCACGGTCACGGGATGTCGCAGGGGGCTCTCGAGGGCTTCAGCGACCTCGAAGTCAGCGGGTCCCTTGTCGTCTACCCCAAGGCGGTGGGGAGCTCGCCCAAAGACGGGTGGCAGGGTGCGCCCTACGCGTCGGGCGCAGACGACGTGGCGTTCGTCTCCGCACTCATCGACACCCTCTCCGGTCGCTACTGCGTCGACACCGATCGAGTATCGGCGGTGGGGATCTCGAACGGCGGCGGATTCGTCGCCCTGTTGTCGTGCGCCCTCCCGCACCGCATCGCGGCCTTCGCCGTGGTCGCCGGAGCGATCTACCCCGCCTTCAATCCGGGATGCCCGACGGCCGAACCCGTCCCCCTGATCGAGTTCCACGGCACGGCCGATCCCATCACCACGTTCGAGGGTGGGGATCGCAACGGGACGCCCCTGGCATCCGTCCCGACATGGCTGGCGCGGGAGTCGCAGCGAAACGGCTGCGCCGCGACGCCGACGCGGACGAAGCTCGGCACCGACGTCGACCAGGACACCTGGACCGGATGCCAGGGGCGCGGTGCCCTGATCGCCTACCGCATCAACGGCGGAGGCCACACGTGGCCCGGCGCGGTCGCTGCGAGCGGGCCCGGCGTCACGACACAGACCATCTCGGCGACGTCTCTCGTCCTCGCCTTCTTCGCGGACCACCCGCGGCGGTGA
- a CDS encoding glucan-binding protein has product MKKPWITAGAALAAVVLVGSVAGTVAVAQSGSPAPADPNSNAAVAASVADLDRSGSFSLAETEATAAIDDSRVIAAAPEADTRVPVTLDVSSIEQYWLWAGGVSVTAHGLTPGAEVEIGIVFASGTTFHWAPVTADADGNVVTQVRTLDVDPENTRPEAGLAQITVTSSAGEAGSALLRVTATTDALTVSTDPVTISQDAFLDAPVTIHAGGFTPMTKVFFNLGMPDTTMVGVGENEGLHSDENGDFSYSLQMNSVNAQVGTWLVSLISADEGQSGSATFQVTAGAERVADKKVTPASSEISVADFVAEPGMRFTLDGFLAFDTYELLLTTSRGYTASLGISRTNGEGHHSNAITSPEGIPEGVYTVTARSTTTGDYASGTFRVTGNPTAPASEISLSTGTVSADALADPSAGVVVRGRDITPDTSFRVSLRNAAWERQPLLVGADAYVNVGADGVLSLPLVTLQTLAAGTYTVWIEGGGGAAAYNAHLPLEVTAAPAAAPEASPTPETRLAPVEQAPVAPQPSPVAPETPAPAPSPSASPTPTPDPFEDFAPDPAMPVPTVPTR; this is encoded by the coding sequence ATGAAGAAACCTTGGATCACCGCCGGCGCGGCTCTCGCTGCCGTCGTGCTCGTCGGCAGCGTTGCCGGCACCGTCGCCGTCGCGCAGAGCGGTTCTCCCGCTCCCGCAGACCCGAACTCGAACGCCGCGGTCGCGGCATCCGTCGCCGATCTGGATCGTTCCGGCTCGTTCTCGCTCGCCGAGACGGAGGCGACCGCCGCGATCGATGACAGCCGTGTCATCGCCGCCGCCCCCGAGGCCGACACCCGGGTGCCGGTGACGCTCGACGTGTCGAGCATCGAGCAGTACTGGCTGTGGGCCGGCGGCGTGAGCGTGACCGCGCACGGCCTCACGCCCGGGGCCGAGGTCGAGATCGGGATCGTCTTCGCCTCCGGCACGACGTTTCACTGGGCGCCCGTCACGGCCGACGCCGACGGGAACGTCGTCACCCAGGTGCGCACGCTCGACGTCGACCCCGAGAACACGCGGCCCGAAGCAGGACTCGCGCAGATCACCGTCACCTCGTCGGCGGGGGAGGCGGGCTCGGCGCTCCTGCGTGTCACCGCCACCACCGATGCCCTGACGGTGTCGACCGACCCCGTGACCATCAGTCAAGACGCCTTCCTCGACGCACCCGTCACGATCCACGCCGGCGGCTTCACCCCGATGACGAAGGTGTTCTTCAACCTCGGTATGCCCGATACGACCATGGTCGGCGTCGGCGAGAACGAGGGGCTCCACTCCGACGAGAACGGCGACTTCTCGTACTCGCTGCAGATGAACTCGGTCAACGCGCAGGTGGGCACGTGGCTGGTGAGCCTGATCTCGGCGGACGAGGGTCAGAGCGGATCCGCGACGTTCCAGGTGACCGCCGGCGCGGAGCGCGTCGCGGACAAGAAGGTCACTCCCGCAAGCTCCGAGATCTCCGTCGCCGATTTCGTCGCCGAGCCGGGCATGCGCTTCACGCTCGACGGGTTCCTCGCCTTCGACACGTACGAGCTGCTCCTGACCACCTCTCGCGGGTACACGGCGTCGCTCGGCATCTCGCGCACCAACGGCGAGGGGCACCACAGCAACGCGATCACGAGCCCCGAAGGCATCCCCGAGGGCGTCTACACCGTGACGGCGCGATCGACCACGACGGGTGACTACGCTTCCGGCACGTTCCGCGTGACGGGGAACCCGACGGCTCCGGCATCCGAGATCTCCCTCTCGACCGGCACGGTGAGCGCGGATGCTCTCGCCGACCCGTCGGCGGGTGTCGTCGTCCGCGGGCGGGACATCACCCCGGACACGTCGTTCCGCGTGTCGCTGCGCAACGCCGCGTGGGAGCGTCAGCCCCTGCTCGTCGGCGCGGACGCCTACGTGAACGTGGGCGCGGATGGGGTGCTCTCCCTGCCGCTGGTCACGCTGCAGACCCTCGCCGCCGGAACCTACACCGTGTGGATCGAAGGCGGCGGGGGAGCGGCGGCATACAACGCCCACCTTCCGCTCGAGGTGACGGCGGCCCCGGCCGCGGCCCCCGAGGCCTCGCCCACGCCGGAGACGCGTCTCGCCCCCGTCGAGCAGGCGCCCGTCGCTCCGCAGCCTTCGCCGGTCGCGCCCGAGACACCGGCTCCGGCCCCGTCGCCGAGTGCGTCGCCGACTCCCACCCCCGACCCGTTCGAGGACTTCGCGCCGGACCCGGCGATGCCCGTCCCGACCGTCCCGACCCGCTGA
- a CDS encoding S8 family serine peptidase, protein MITPHSARSRACALVGTGLLATTLSLGAALPAGAAPAGLDEIALAPAGPGSGTPLPDSVLSAVGKVDVFVQTRGDSALGVSSARRAQGAPEDAATAAAAETAARNAEVTERVSDALGQIDPDATVLYTSTYSVPGIAVSADADTLRQLAERSDVEKVSRIVSQSIELPAADGATPSNAASDALTRAVNAWQQAGRTGKDVTVAVVDTGVDYTHADFGGPGTTEAYQQALASTDAPDASWFDAAKYLGGWDFAGPSYNGANGTPAYDPIPRPDANPIDGPGGNHGTHVAGTAVGLGVDKDSRTFRGDYTTLSSESVRSQFSIGPGSAPEAGLVALKVFGDNGGSTSLTGAALEWIAEKVASGTSIDVVNLSLGTNYGAIDDPDNAKLQVLVDAGVLPVVAAGNSGDVTDIAGSPGTTMGALTVAASSSGHGLADAALATVGDPAQNAAEKIKVQYSQEYGWDFDVARNVVALSDTTNADGCKPFSAADRPRVAGKIVWLEWDDADVACGSATRFDNADDAGAVGVVLTSQANSFENGIAGNSAIPGAQLTGDSTNALRPAMEEGRLVIEMRSDLRRTIEVFDSSRVDTAASFTSRGTHGSIDNVLKPDVSAPGVSVVSAGNGSGTGLEVLSGTSMAAPHAAGVAALVVQAHPDWSAERVKQKVMNTAAHDIVTAGENPIAYGPARVGVGRVDALAAVEGDIDLRSVENGDLISASFGVIDVGTEPVVQTRTVSVGNDGTDAATLDLRYSPRTETPGVAYEVSPANVTVPAGGSVDVTLTLRIEDPAALRRTLDPTMESQTGGAPRQYLADASGVLEATGPAGTYPVRLAVYSAPRPYSETHAEGLAFDGTGGTLTIDGRGLDQGEGSERYRSMMVPLILGATDPDDTFPDTSAQHTLESADILAVGASSTASLLDDPTEGVLTFGLQMDGEWARMSPLTWPMVQLDVNGDTRADFIVQVQPGDAGDVPVAMTIDAVTGDLIEERPVNGVFGDQGTNVFDNTVLTMSTSLKALGYTTGTTQTTVRYLAQTRSYYNPAFDGGYQSALVDQTDAATIDAYAPALSFGESGTAMFADAAGSVPVTRAGDAAPQVLVLHLHGEGDARAEIVTPTIAGGPTPTPTDPAPSPSASNPDGGGSTPPGASPKPQALASTGLDGVALVWLGAGAAAALVAGAALVWRRRQRS, encoded by the coding sequence ATGATCACTCCACATTCGGCGCGCTCGCGCGCCTGCGCCCTGGTCGGAACCGGCCTCCTCGCGACCACGCTGTCGCTCGGTGCCGCTCTGCCCGCCGGGGCCGCCCCCGCCGGTCTCGATGAGATCGCCCTCGCCCCCGCCGGCCCCGGCAGCGGGACGCCGTTGCCCGACTCCGTCCTGTCCGCCGTGGGGAAGGTCGACGTCTTCGTCCAGACGCGCGGCGACAGCGCCCTCGGCGTGAGCAGTGCGCGCCGGGCGCAGGGCGCGCCGGAAGACGCGGCGACCGCGGCCGCGGCGGAGACCGCCGCGCGCAACGCCGAGGTCACCGAGCGCGTCTCCGACGCTCTCGGACAGATCGATCCGGATGCCACGGTGCTCTACACCTCGACCTACTCGGTGCCCGGGATCGCCGTGAGCGCCGACGCAGACACGCTTCGCCAGCTCGCCGAGCGCTCGGATGTCGAGAAGGTCTCGCGCATCGTGTCGCAGTCGATCGAGCTTCCGGCCGCGGACGGAGCGACGCCGTCGAACGCGGCCTCCGACGCCCTCACCCGCGCGGTCAACGCGTGGCAGCAGGCCGGTCGTACCGGGAAGGACGTGACGGTCGCCGTCGTGGACACGGGGGTGGACTACACCCACGCCGACTTCGGCGGACCCGGCACCACGGAGGCGTACCAGCAGGCCTTGGCCTCGACCGACGCGCCCGACGCGAGCTGGTTCGACGCCGCCAAGTACCTCGGCGGCTGGGACTTCGCCGGCCCCTCGTACAACGGTGCGAACGGCACCCCGGCGTACGACCCGATCCCGCGCCCGGACGCCAACCCGATCGACGGCCCGGGCGGAAACCACGGCACGCACGTCGCCGGCACCGCCGTCGGACTCGGCGTCGACAAGGACTCCCGGACGTTCCGGGGCGACTACACGACGCTGTCGTCGGAGAGCGTCCGCTCGCAGTTCTCGATCGGCCCCGGTTCCGCCCCGGAAGCCGGTCTCGTCGCGCTGAAGGTGTTCGGCGACAACGGCGGCAGCACCTCTCTCACCGGGGCGGCGCTGGAGTGGATCGCGGAGAAGGTGGCATCCGGAACCTCCATCGATGTCGTCAACCTCTCGCTGGGCACGAACTACGGCGCGATCGACGACCCCGACAACGCCAAGCTCCAGGTGCTCGTCGACGCGGGAGTGCTCCCGGTGGTCGCGGCCGGCAACTCCGGCGACGTCACCGACATCGCGGGCAGCCCCGGCACCACGATGGGCGCGCTGACCGTCGCCGCGTCGTCGAGCGGACACGGCCTCGCGGACGCGGCGTTGGCCACGGTCGGTGATCCCGCGCAGAACGCCGCCGAGAAGATCAAGGTCCAGTACTCGCAGGAGTACGGCTGGGACTTCGACGTCGCCCGCAACGTCGTCGCCCTGTCGGACACCACCAACGCGGACGGCTGCAAGCCGTTCAGCGCCGCGGACCGCCCGCGCGTCGCCGGCAAGATCGTCTGGCTCGAGTGGGACGACGCGGACGTCGCGTGCGGTTCGGCGACGCGGTTCGACAACGCCGACGACGCGGGTGCCGTGGGGGTCGTGCTGACCAGCCAGGCCAACTCCTTCGAGAACGGCATCGCGGGGAACTCCGCGATTCCCGGCGCCCAGCTCACCGGTGACTCCACGAACGCCCTCCGCCCCGCGATGGAGGAGGGACGTCTCGTGATCGAGATGCGCTCGGACCTGCGTCGCACCATCGAGGTGTTCGACTCCTCGCGGGTGGACACCGCGGCATCCTTCACGTCCCGGGGAACGCACGGGTCGATCGACAACGTGCTCAAGCCCGACGTGTCGGCGCCCGGAGTCTCGGTCGTCTCGGCCGGGAACGGCAGCGGGACCGGGCTCGAGGTGCTCAGCGGCACCTCGATGGCGGCCCCGCACGCCGCAGGCGTCGCCGCCCTCGTCGTCCAGGCGCACCCGGACTGGTCGGCCGAGCGCGTCAAGCAGAAGGTCATGAACACGGCCGCGCACGACATCGTCACCGCGGGGGAGAACCCGATCGCCTACGGCCCCGCTCGCGTGGGCGTCGGTCGCGTCGATGCGCTGGCCGCCGTCGAGGGCGACATCGACCTGCGATCGGTCGAGAACGGCGACCTGATCAGTGCGTCGTTCGGCGTGATCGACGTCGGCACCGAACCCGTCGTGCAGACGCGCACGGTCTCGGTCGGCAACGACGGGACGGATGCCGCCACCCTCGACCTGCGGTACTCGCCGCGCACGGAGACGCCCGGCGTCGCCTACGAGGTCAGCCCCGCGAACGTCACGGTTCCCGCCGGGGGAAGCGTCGACGTGACGCTCACTCTGCGGATCGAGGACCCGGCGGCTCTGCGTCGCACGCTCGACCCGACCATGGAATCGCAGACCGGGGGAGCGCCGCGGCAGTACCTCGCCGACGCCTCGGGAGTGCTCGAGGCCACCGGCCCCGCGGGCACCTATCCCGTGCGTCTCGCCGTGTACTCGGCTCCGCGGCCGTACTCCGAGACGCATGCCGAGGGACTCGCGTTCGACGGCACGGGCGGCACGCTCACGATCGACGGGCGCGGGCTCGACCAGGGCGAGGGGAGCGAGCGGTACCGCTCGATGATGGTGCCGCTCATCCTCGGAGCGACCGACCCCGACGACACCTTCCCGGACACGTCGGCGCAGCACACGCTGGAGAGCGCCGACATCCTCGCGGTGGGTGCCTCGTCGACCGCGTCGCTGCTGGACGATCCGACCGAGGGCGTGCTGACGTTCGGACTGCAGATGGACGGCGAATGGGCGCGGATGTCGCCCCTGACCTGGCCTATGGTGCAGCTCGACGTCAACGGTGACACCCGTGCCGACTTCATCGTGCAGGTGCAGCCCGGCGACGCCGGGGACGTGCCCGTGGCGATGACGATCGACGCCGTGACCGGTGACCTGATCGAGGAACGGCCCGTGAACGGCGTGTTCGGCGACCAGGGGACGAACGTGTTCGACAACACCGTCCTGACGATGTCGACCTCGCTGAAAGCGCTCGGCTACACGACCGGGACCACGCAGACGACGGTGCGCTACCTCGCGCAGACCCGCTCGTACTACAACCCCGCGTTCGACGGCGGGTACCAGAGCGCGCTCGTGGATCAGACGGATGCCGCCACCATCGACGCCTACGCTCCGGCGCTGTCGTTCGGTGAGAGCGGGACCGCGATGTTCGCGGACGCGGCGGGATCGGTTCCCGTGACCCGTGCGGGGGACGCGGCGCCCCAGGTGCTTGTGCTGCACCTGCACGGCGAGGGCGACGCCCGCGCCGAGATCGTCACCCCGACGATCGCCGGGGGACCGACACCGACGCCGACCGACCCGGCCCCGAGCCCGTCGGCGTCGAACCCGGACGGCGGAGGCTCCACCCCGCCGGGTGCCTCGCCGAAGCCCCAGGCTCTCGCCTCGACCGGACTGGACGGGGTCGCGCTCGTGTGGCTCGGCGCCGGTGCGGCCGCCGCGCTGGTCGCGGGAGCGGCCCTCGTGTGGCGTCGCCGCCAGCGGTCCTGA
- a CDS encoding ArsR/SmtB family transcription factor: protein MSGQTLVISDPRAVRAMANPLRMVVVDELYRRQGPATATELAELVGLTPSAMSYHLRAAESTGLIRRGESTDGRERPWLPAAPSYSLVASVESDAVQRMVLIDSRLTPMRQRMEELLAARSVRAPDADIVYMVLRTGQLLLSAEEVGQLQDRVMDVFDEFEALSADRTEEGDFRRGRYMWSIVPEKVQPED, encoded by the coding sequence ATGTCCGGTCAGACGCTCGTCATCTCCGATCCCCGCGCGGTTCGCGCCATGGCGAACCCCCTGCGCATGGTCGTGGTCGACGAGCTGTACCGACGTCAGGGCCCGGCGACGGCCACCGAACTCGCCGAGCTCGTCGGTCTCACGCCGAGCGCGATGAGCTACCACCTGCGTGCCGCGGAATCCACGGGGCTCATCCGGCGCGGCGAGTCCACGGATGGGCGCGAGCGCCCCTGGCTGCCGGCCGCACCGAGCTATTCGCTGGTCGCGAGCGTCGAGTCCGACGCCGTCCAGCGCATGGTGCTGATCGATTCGCGCCTGACGCCGATGCGTCAGCGCATGGAAGAACTTCTGGCCGCGCGTTCGGTGCGAGCTCCGGATGCCGACATCGTCTACATGGTGCTGCGGACCGGGCAGCTGCTGCTCAGCGCCGAGGAGGTCGGGCAGCTCCAGGACCGTGTGATGGACGTCTTCGACGAGTTCGAAGCCCTCAGCGCTGACCGCACCGAGGAAGGCGACTTCCGTCGCGGACGCTACATGTGGTCCATCGTCCCCGAGAAGGTACAGCCCGAGGACTGA